The genomic interval CAGACGCCCCGCGCGTCCTCCCAGTGCTTAGACGGGCAGTCGTTGAGCATGTCCAGGCAGTACCGTTCGCCGCCGCGCCCCTTGCGATGGAGCGTGAACGGCTTCTCGCCTGCAAACGTCTCGTGACAGCCTCCGCAGTGCCAGAACCTCGGGCCGCTATTCAGCTCGGTCCCGCACGGGCAGTACGGATGCGCCGAATCGGGAGCGCCTGCGTACTCGTGACCCCAGGTGTGCCAGGACTTCAGCGAGACGTACTCGGGTCGGTCGCGATCCCTGGGCCGCTTCCTCTCGTCGATCATGCAGACGGGGCAGTCGGAACGGATGCGGGAGGCCTCGAGCTGATATCGGGTCAGACGCCGCGAGGGTTCACCGTCAACGGGTGCACAGAGGTCCAGGCTGTCCCTGGTCCGCTCCGTGTCTTCGACGGCTCCTAGGGCCGACTCTCCCAGCACGTAGCCGGTCCCGTTCTCGAGTGCACGGAGCGCCTGCCCGCGAGTAGGGAAACTGCCCCTCTCGACGCCGCCCAGCGTCACGATGTAGAGGTCACGCTCCGCGTCGTGGGAGATCCCGTCGCGGGCGCTCACGCGGCCACCTCGGAGCCGTCGCTCAGGTCGGCGATGTGCGCCTGTACGTCGCTCAGGCGGTAGCGAACCGCTCGAGCAGACACCTTCACGTGCCTTGGCTGGGGAGTGTGGCCGGTAGATCGCCAGGTGCGCAGTGTCGCGGGCTTCAGCCCGAGCATGGACGCGGCTTCCTGCTCGGTCAGCAGACGGTCGCCGACCACAGGGTGCGCAGGGGTAGAGAGGGACATGATGGTGTCCTTCAGCGGGGATCTCGACGCCTACAACCCCGGGACTCTTCGGTCCTCATCGGCGGGCGGATCAGAGATCGGATCTCGGCGAGGGTCGCGGTTCGCTCCGCGTCCTCCTCGTGCAGTGGTCCCAACGCCAGCGCGTTCCATCGCGCCGTCTGGAGATGATCCAACTGCCGCAGGTCTCGACGCCAGCGCGCATCCGCTTACTTCACCACGGTGCACGCCGTCTGGAGACGGATACCTGCTCGCCCTCTCGCCGGGAGGCGGTGGGGCGGGGCCTGCTTGGTGCGACCCTCAACCGGAACGTCGATTGTACACCTGTTCGAACATGCGTCAACATCCATCGTTGATCGTCGCTTGACCAGTCGGAGCGGATGCGCTCGATAGACCCACATCTATGTACCACGTCTAGGTGATACACTATCGGGATCACCAGGTACGATGGTCGCATGAACGTCACAGAGATCTCGACCCATTGGCACGCCGCAGTCGTCGCACCGGACGCAGGGATCGGAGTCGCGATGGCCGCGACCCCGATCTGCGAGTGCCCCGGCTGTCTCGTCCGGGTCTGGCAGGACCGGGAGTGCTTCGACGCCGAGTTGCGCGTACTCGGCTTCGCCCGCGTGGACCTCGCGCCAGGGGACGGCGAGAGGGAAGTGCTCTACGCACTCGGCGAGGTAGAGCCGCAATGGACCGAGGGCGGAATGCTCCAGGTTCCGTGGTCACCCGACGCCCTGCCGGTCGCTGAGTACGGCGGCGATGTTGAACAGCTCCGAGAGCATCCGCTCGTCCCGATGTTGTGGGGACGCCTTGAAGCCCTTGTGCGAGACCTTGACCGTGAGGCCGACAGCGCTACGGCGTAGGACTCCACAGGGCACAACCCAGCGCCCCGACCTTCCAGTGCGGAGGGCCGGGGCGCTTCGTTGTGAGGGAGCTTCAAAGCGTGAACGTCACCACTGTCACCGCTTTCGTCACCGCTTTGGGTGACGAGGTTCCTGGTGCTCCGACGCCTCGACGGTGCACAAGTGCAGGTAGAGCCAACATGCAAAAACGGGGATCGACAACCTGAAACACCACATGCGCAAAACAGGCGGTTGCGAGTTCGAATCTCGTCTCCAGCTCAGCGAAACAGCCCCTCGCCCGGAGGTGCACCGCACACGGTGCCCAGTGGCGAGGGGCTGTTTCAGCGTGGATCCACGCTCTCGACGTCGCCGTGCGCGGAGCGCATCGACGAGGAGCCGTGCTCAGCGCCCGTGGTTGATCTGCACGTGCTTGGTGCGGGAGAAGTCCTCGAGCGCATGGATCGAGAGGTCCCGGCCGTACCCGGAGCCCTTGAAGCCGCCCCAGGGCAGCTCGCTCGCGAGCACCAGGTGGCTGTTGACCCAGACGGTCCCGAAGTCCAGACGGCGCGGCACGTCGAGGGAGCGGGCGGCGTCGCGCGTCCACACCGAGGCGGCGAGGCCGTAGACGACGTCGTTGGCGCGGCGCACCGCCTCGTCCTCGTCGGCGAAGGTCTCCACCGTGATCACCGGCCCGAAGACCTCCTCGCGGGCGGCCTCGGTGCCCTCGCGCACGTCGACGAGGACCGTCGGCTCCACGAAGTAGCCGGGGCCCGGGAGGGCGGCGCCGCCGATGGCGACGCGGGCCCCGTCCTGCTGCGCGCGGTCGATGAAGGCCAGCACCCGCTCCTGGTGGGTCTGCGAGATGAGGGGGCCCACCTCGATGTCCTCCCCGGCGTCGGGGGTGCCCACGGGGATCTGCCGGACCTGCTCCACGAGCTGCTCGACGAAGCGGTCCGCCACGTCCTCGTGCACCAGGACGCGCGTCGCGGCCCCGCACTCCTGGCCGGAGTTCCAGAACGACGCGCTGCGCAGTCCTGCGGCCGTCGCCTCGAGATCGGCGTCCTCGAAGACGAGCACGGGCGCCTTGCCGCCGAGCTCGAGATGCACGCGCTTGAGGGACTCGGCGGCGGCGCTCGCGACCGCGCGGCCGCTGCCGACGCTCCCGGTGAGGGCGATCAGGTCGACCCCGGGGTGGGACGACATCGCGGCGCCGACCTCGCGGCCCCGCCCCAGCACGATGTTGAGGACGCCCGCGGGCACGATGTCCGCGATCAGCTCGGCGAGCTTGAGCAGGGAGAGCGGGGTGAGCTCCGCGGGCTTGACCACCGCGGTGTCGCCGACGGCGAGGATGGGCGCGATCTTCCACGCGGCCATCAGCAGCGGGTAGTTCCAGGGCACGATCACCCCGACCACGCCGACCGGCTCCCGGAGCACCAGGGAGGTGTGGTCGGCGACGTAGTCGGCGGTGCCGAGGCCGGTGAGGGAGCGCGCCGCGCCGGCGGAGAAGCGGAAGACGTCGGCCGCCGAGGCCACGTCGTCCGCGGTGACCGACGGCGGCTTGCCGGTGTCCAGCGCCTCGAGCCGGCCCAGCAGCTCGGCCTCGGCGTCGATGCGGTCGGCGATCGCCAGCAGCAGCTCGGCCCGCTCCCGGGGCGTGGTCGCGCCCCACGCGGCGAAGGCCGCCGCGGCGGCGTCCGCGGCGCGGTCCAGCTCGGCGGTGCCCGCCTGGGGGAGGAGGGCGACCTGATGCTCGTCGGAGGGGTCGACCAGCGGTGCCGAGACGGGGCCCGTGGTGTCGAAGGCCCCGTCGATGAAGTGGCCCAGCGGCGGCATCTCCGCCTCGGCGACGAGGGGATCCCCTGCCCCGCGGCGCACCTGCACCCGCTCGTCGGCGGCTCGATCGGTGGTGGTCGAAGTGGTCATCGCGCGATGTTCTCCTGACGCGTCGTTGCGGTGGTCGGACACCGGGACCGTATCTTGTGATCACACATCACACAAGGATGGTCGTGCGTGCAGGGGCCGCACCGGGGCACGGATCGGTGCGGGGGAGGGGGAGAGGTCAGCGCTCCTTCTCGGAGCCCTGCGTCTCGAGCTGGGCCTCGATGCGCTGGGTGGCGCTGGTGAGCGAATCGCCCGTGAGCGTCGCGGCGGCCTCGCCGTCGTGCGCGGCGGCGGCCTCGATCAGCTGCTGCGGGAAGCGCCAGAGCGTCGAGGCGGTGCCCGTGTCCACGGAACCGCGAGCGCCCATCACCTTGTAGGGGCGGCAGTCCTGCCAGAGCCCGCGGACGACCTTGAGGAGGAAGGGGTTCCCTGACGCGCCGTAGAGCGCGGCGAGCAGGGCCTCGTCGATGTCCAGGGCGTCGAGGAGGCGGCCCTCGTCGACCGCGGTCCTGAGCAGCTCGAACTGGGTGCGCATCTCCTCGAGCCCCGCCTCGTCGATGCGCACGGCCCCTTCGCGGGCCGCCGCCGACTCGAGGATCCGACGGGTCTCGTAGACGTGCACGAGCTCCTCGAGGCTCAGCGTGCGCACCACCGCGCCCTTGTGGGGGGAGCGCTCCGCGAGGCCCGCCTCCTCGAGGCGACGGATCGCCTCGCGCACCGGCATCACGCTGGTGCCGACCTCCTGGGCGATGTCGCGGATCCGCAGCCGGGTCCCCGTGGGCATGTCCCCGCGGAGGATCGCGTCGTGCAGCGAGGCGTACACCTGGTCGGTCAGCAGGGTCGGTTCGATGCGCTTGGAGAGGGCCACCTGTCCAGATTACGCGGTGGATCCGGGGAACCCTCTTGCGTTGATTTGTGATCACAGATTACAGTCGCTCCACGGATCGCGGCGCGGACGCCGGATCCCAGATCGCACAGGGACGTGCACCGCCCCGCGACGACGCACAGGCAGTTCCGCCCGACCCACGCAGGCCGGGCCCATTGAGAAGGAGCACGTCCATGAAGGACGCCATCGTCATCGGCGCCGGCCTCGCCGGCCTCTCCGCGGCCTGGAGACTGCGGCACTTCGACACCCTCGTCCTCGAGGCCGACGACCGCGTGGGAGGTCGGATCCGCTCCGAGCGGCGCGGCGCGTACTGGCTGAACTGGGGCGGGCACGTCTTCGCCGGCCCCGACTCGTCGACCGACGAGCTGCTGCGCGAGGTCGGCGTGACCGCGGTCGAGATCCCCGGCTCGCTGCAGGGCATGGCCATGAACGGCACGTTCCTGCGCAAGGGCCACATCGCGACCTATCCGCTGCGCATCCCGATGCCGATGGCCGATCGGATCGCGACCTTCCGCGCGGGCGCCAAGGTGCTCGGCGGCGTGGCCCGCTACATGGACGTGGTGCGCACCCGGCCCGGCGAGTCCGGGGCCATGCGCCAGCAGCGGATCTACGACTTCGAGGGCGATCGCAGCTTCCAGGACTACGTGGGGGACCTGCCGGAGGACGCCGCGTCCCTGTTCAGCACCACCGTCACCCGCTCCGCCGGGAACATGGACCAGATCTCCGCCGGCGCCGGCATCGGCTACTTCAGCCTCGTGCTCGGCTTCGGCCAGGGCCTGAACCGCGGGATCGTCGGCGGCCCCTCCACGCTCACCCGGACCCTCGCCGCATCTCTCGGCGAGGACCTGCAGCTGGGCGCGACCGTCCACGAGGTCGTGCACCGGCCCGGATCCGTGCTGGTGCGCTACAGCCAGGACGGCGTCGAGCGCGAGGAGGAGGCGCGCACCGTCGTCGTCGCCACCACGGCCGACGTCACCCACCGCATCGGCGTGGACCTTCCCGAGGACCTCCGCGACGCCCTCTCGCGCATCCAGTACGGACCCCATGTGAGCACGGCGTTCCTCACCGACGAGACGACCTCCCGTCCCTGGGACGACATCTACGCGATCGCCGCCCCCAAGCGGTCCTTCGCGATCGCCCTGAACCAGGCGAGCATCGTGCGCGGCACGGAGTCCGAGCGCCGCCCCGGCGGCAGCCTCATGACCTTCTCCCCGGCGGGGCTCGGGCGCGCGCTGCTCGACCTCGACGACGAGGAGGTCCAGCGCCGCCACCTGCGCGACCTCGACCAGATCCTCGGGCACGGGTTCGCGGACTCCGTGGTCGAGGCGGAGACCGACCGCTGGGCGGTCGCCTCCCCGTACAGCTTCCCCGGACGCGCCGCCCTGCAGAGCGTCCTCACCCGAGGCACCGACCGGGTCTTCCTGGCCGGCGACTACCTCGGGACCCTCTACACCGAGAGCGCCGTCACCACCGGCTTCTCGGCGGCCCAGAACGCGGCGAGCGTCCTGGCCACCCCCGTGCGGCGGAGCCTGTCGGGCCCTGCCGCCGATGCACCGACCCTGACCCCCACCGCAGTCTGAGAAGGAGACCGACCATGACCCTGGACCTCCACGGAGTCCTCACCGCCCTGGCCACGCCGTTCGACGCCGAGGGGGCGATCGACGAGGCGACCCTGCGACGCGTCGTCGACCGCTCGATCGACGCGGGCGTCGACGGCGTCGTCGCCGCCGGATCGACCGGCGAGGTCGGCGCGCTCGGCCGCGACGAGCGCCTGCGCCTGGTCGACACCATCATCGACCAGACCGCCGGGCGCGTCCCGGTGATCGCCCAGACCGGTGCGACCAGCACCGCCGAGGCGATCTCGCTCTCGCGCGCCGCACAGCGCTCTGGCGCCGACGTGCTCATGCTGGTCACGCCCTTCTACGAGCCCCTCAGCCTCGAGGAGACCGTCCAGTACATCACCGAGGTCGCCGGCGCTGTCGACCTCCCGGTGATGCTCTACAACATCCCCGCGGCCACCGGCGTCAACCTCGATCCCGCCACGGTCCGCTCCCTCGCCGAGCAGAACGAGAACATCCGCTTCATCAAGGACTCGAGCGCGAACTGGGAGCAGGCGCTCGAGCTGATCCGCCTGCACGGGGACGTCATCGACACCTTCATCGGCTGGGACGTCTACCTCTACAGCGCCCTGGTCGAGGGCGCCGCCGGCGTCATGGCCGGCGCGGCGAACGTCGTGCCCGAGGAGATCGTCGCCGTCACCCGCCGCATCGCGGACGGGGACCTCGAGGGCGCCCGGGAGCTCTGGTCCCGCCTGTACCCGGTGATCGCCTCCCTGTTCGCCGTGCCCTTCATCCCCGCCGTCAAGGCCGGGCTCGGGCTCACCGGCCTCGAGGTCGGCGCTCCCCGCCGTCCGGTGGCCCCGCTGGACGAGGCCGCCCTGGCCCCGATCCGGCAGGCGCTCGCCGAGCTCAGGGAGGGGCGCGGCTGAGATGGACACGACGCAGCTCACGACGACGCTCACCGCGATCGCGGACGGCATCTGGGGGCCCATGGCGTACCTCGTCATCGGCCTCGGCCTGCTCTTCACGATCACCACCAAGGCCGTGCAGTTCCGGCGGATCCCCGACATGATCCGCCAGCTGCGCGACCAGCCCAGCGCCGAAGGAGGGCTGTCCTCGTTCCAGGCCCTGGTGCTCGCCCTCGCGAGCCGTGTGGGCGTCGGCAGCATCGCCGGCGTGGCCACCGCCATCGCGGGCGGCGGCCCCGGAGCCCTCCTGTGGATGGCGATCACCGGGCTGCTCGCCTGCACGGTCGGCTACGCCGAGGCCGCCCTCTCGCAGACCTTCAAGCGCCGCGTCGAGGACGAGGACCGCCGCAAGGCCGGCGAGGACATCGGCGGCATGCCGTACTACATCAAGCACGGCCTGCGGATCCCGTTCGTGGGCGGCCTGGTCGCGGTCCTCGGGCTCATCGGCTACGGCTTCGTCTTCCCCGGCTTCCAGGTCAGCTCGATCGCCGCGAGCGCGCACCTCGCCTTCGGCCTCCCCGGCTGGGTCCCCGCCGTCCTGGTCACGGGCATGATCGCCGTGGTGATCTTCGGCGGCACGACCCGCATCGTGAGGGTCACCCAGACCCTCGTGCCCCTGCTCGCCGTCGGGTACCTCGTGCTCGCGATCGCCGTGATCGTCGCCAACATCTCGCAGGTCCCGGAGGCGGTCATGCTCATCGTCCGCTCCGGCCTGGGCCTGCAGCCTATGCTCGCCGGCGTCACCGGCGCCGCGATCGCCTGGGGCGTGCGCCGGGCGGTCTTCGCCTCGGCGAACGGGCTGGGCGAGGCGACCTTCGCCGCCGCGGCGGCGCGCACCACGCACCCCGGCAAGCAGGGCCTCGTGCAGACCTTCAGCATCTACATCGACGTGCTGCTGATCTGCATGGCCACGGGACTGATGATGGTGGTCTCGGGGAAGTTCAACGTCTCCGACCACCGCGGCGGCTTCGTCATCGAGAACCTGCCCGGCATCGACGCCGGACCGAACTGGGTGCAGGAGTCCATCGACACCCTGGCTCCCGGCTGGGGCGCGGGCTTCGTGGCCGTCGCCGTGCTGCTGTTCGGCTTCACGTGCCTGCTGCTGTACTTCTACGTCGCGAACTCGAACCTGCTGTTCCTGCTGGACGGCCGGCGCGGCCCGGGCTGGACCCTCGTGCTGCGCCTGGGCACCCTCGCGATCGTCTTCGCGGGCTCCGTGGTCAACGCCGACCTGGTGTGGGCGGCGGGGGACATCGGCCTGGGGCTCATCGCCTGGGTCAACCTGCTGTGCCTGATCCTGCTGTTCCCCGTCGTGCACAAGGTGTGCAAGGACTACGACCGGCAGCGCCGCGAGGGGCTCGATCCCGTCTTCGATCCCGAGGCGCTCGGCATCCGCGGCGCCGACTTCTGGAAGGACCCCGCGCGCGTCGAGGACGGCACCGCCGAGCAGACCGCGCGCCAGCGCGAGGCGAGCGGCACCGGGGGCTGACGCCCGCGAACGCCCGCTCCCATCACGCCGAGACGGCGGGCCCGCCTGCGCGGGCCCGCCGTCGTCGTCTCAGATCCCCGCGACCTGCAGCGAGGATCGGCCGGCCTCGCGCACGCGGGCCCGGGCACGGTCGACGGCTCCCCGGGGGATGCTCGGCAGGCGCACG from Brachybacterium kimchii carries:
- a CDS encoding alanine/glycine:cation symporter family protein — its product is MDTTQLTTTLTAIADGIWGPMAYLVIGLGLLFTITTKAVQFRRIPDMIRQLRDQPSAEGGLSSFQALVLALASRVGVGSIAGVATAIAGGGPGALLWMAITGLLACTVGYAEAALSQTFKRRVEDEDRRKAGEDIGGMPYYIKHGLRIPFVGGLVAVLGLIGYGFVFPGFQVSSIAASAHLAFGLPGWVPAVLVTGMIAVVIFGGTTRIVRVTQTLVPLLAVGYLVLAIAVIVANISQVPEAVMLIVRSGLGLQPMLAGVTGAAIAWGVRRAVFASANGLGEATFAAAAARTTHPGKQGLVQTFSIYIDVLLICMATGLMMVVSGKFNVSDHRGGFVIENLPGIDAGPNWVQESIDTLAPGWGAGFVAVAVLLFGFTCLLLYFYVANSNLLFLLDGRRGPGWTLVLRLGTLAIVFAGSVVNADLVWAAGDIGLGLIAWVNLLCLILLFPVVHKVCKDYDRQRREGLDPVFDPEALGIRGADFWKDPARVEDGTAEQTARQREASGTGG
- a CDS encoding helix-turn-helix transcriptional regulator, coding for MSLSTPAHPVVGDRLLTEQEAASMLGLKPATLRTWRSTGHTPQPRHVKVSARAVRYRLSDVQAHIADLSDGSEVAA
- a CDS encoding flavin monoamine oxidase family protein; protein product: MKDAIVIGAGLAGLSAAWRLRHFDTLVLEADDRVGGRIRSERRGAYWLNWGGHVFAGPDSSTDELLREVGVTAVEIPGSLQGMAMNGTFLRKGHIATYPLRIPMPMADRIATFRAGAKVLGGVARYMDVVRTRPGESGAMRQQRIYDFEGDRSFQDYVGDLPEDAASLFSTTVTRSAGNMDQISAGAGIGYFSLVLGFGQGLNRGIVGGPSTLTRTLAASLGEDLQLGATVHEVVHRPGSVLVRYSQDGVEREEEARTVVVATTADVTHRIGVDLPEDLRDALSRIQYGPHVSTAFLTDETTSRPWDDIYAIAAPKRSFAIALNQASIVRGTESERRPGGSLMTFSPAGLGRALLDLDDEEVQRRHLRDLDQILGHGFADSVVEAETDRWAVASPYSFPGRAALQSVLTRGTDRVFLAGDYLGTLYTESAVTTGFSAAQNAASVLATPVRRSLSGPAADAPTLTPTAV
- a CDS encoding aminobutyraldehyde dehydrogenase, with amino-acid sequence MTTSTTTDRAADERVQVRRGAGDPLVAEAEMPPLGHFIDGAFDTTGPVSAPLVDPSDEHQVALLPQAGTAELDRAADAAAAAFAAWGATTPRERAELLLAIADRIDAEAELLGRLEALDTGKPPSVTADDVASAADVFRFSAGAARSLTGLGTADYVADHTSLVLREPVGVVGVIVPWNYPLLMAAWKIAPILAVGDTAVVKPAELTPLSLLKLAELIADIVPAGVLNIVLGRGREVGAAMSSHPGVDLIALTGSVGSGRAVASAAAESLKRVHLELGGKAPVLVFEDADLEATAAGLRSASFWNSGQECGAATRVLVHEDVADRFVEQLVEQVRQIPVGTPDAGEDIEVGPLISQTHQERVLAFIDRAQQDGARVAIGGAALPGPGYFVEPTVLVDVREGTEAAREEVFGPVITVETFADEDEAVRRANDVVYGLAASVWTRDAARSLDVPRRLDFGTVWVNSHLVLASELPWGGFKGSGYGRDLSIHALEDFSRTKHVQINHGR
- a CDS encoding GntR family transcriptional regulator; protein product: MALSKRIEPTLLTDQVYASLHDAILRGDMPTGTRLRIRDIAQEVGTSVMPVREAIRRLEEAGLAERSPHKGAVVRTLSLEELVHVYETRRILESAAAREGAVRIDEAGLEEMRTQFELLRTAVDEGRLLDALDIDEALLAALYGASGNPFLLKVVRGLWQDCRPYKVMGARGSVDTGTASTLWRFPQQLIEAAAAHDGEAAATLTGDSLTSATQRIEAQLETQGSEKER
- the dapA gene encoding 4-hydroxy-tetrahydrodipicolinate synthase, whose translation is MTLDLHGVLTALATPFDAEGAIDEATLRRVVDRSIDAGVDGVVAAGSTGEVGALGRDERLRLVDTIIDQTAGRVPVIAQTGATSTAEAISLSRAAQRSGADVLMLVTPFYEPLSLEETVQYITEVAGAVDLPVMLYNIPAATGVNLDPATVRSLAEQNENIRFIKDSSANWEQALELIRLHGDVIDTFIGWDVYLYSALVEGAAGVMAGAANVVPEEIVAVTRRIADGDLEGARELWSRLYPVIASLFAVPFIPAVKAGLGLTGLEVGAPRRPVAPLDEAALAPIRQALAELREGRG